In Vibrio sp. 10N, the following proteins share a genomic window:
- the uraH gene encoding hydroxyisourate hydrolase has protein sequence MGRLTTHVLDTTNGVPGAEILVELFRVQGDDIQFIKRVFTNSDGRTDAPILENDAFLPGKYQLVFHVAEYYQKKGVELDEVPFLDDVVIRFGLNDEDAHYHVPLLVSPFSFSTYRGS, from the coding sequence ATGGGAAGACTAACTACACATGTATTGGATACAACAAACGGTGTCCCAGGCGCAGAAATATTAGTCGAGCTGTTTCGCGTGCAAGGAGACGACATCCAGTTCATTAAACGAGTTTTCACCAACTCTGATGGACGCACCGACGCACCTATATTGGAAAATGACGCATTTCTACCGGGCAAGTACCAACTCGTCTTTCATGTCGCAGAGTACTATCAGAAAAAAGGCGTTGAGCTCGACGAAGTACCATTTTTAGACGACGTGGTGATCCGCTTTGGACTGAATGATGAAGACGCTCACTATCACGTTCCATTGTTGGTCTCCCCGTTTAGTTTTTCGACCTACCGAGGCAGTTAG
- the puuE gene encoding allantoinase PuuE: MNKDYSRNLVGYGANPPNPKWPNNARIAVSFVLNYEEGGERCVLHGDDESEAFLSEIPAATPIKGERHISMESIYEYGSRAGVWRVLRLFEQYDIPLTIFAVAMAVERYPEVAKAMKEAGHEICSHGYRWIDYQYMDESEERDHMAKAISIIKEVTGERPVGWYTGRTGPNTRRLVAEEGGFLYDSDAYDDDLPYWHTETGRPQLVIPYTLDVNDMRFATVQGFNSGEQFYQYLKDTFDTLYEEGEHAPKMMSVGLHCRLIGRPGRIASLRRFLDYVSQYEDVWLCRRVDIAKHWHQHHPHNSNQ, encoded by the coding sequence ATGAATAAGGATTATTCTCGCAACCTCGTCGGTTACGGAGCCAACCCTCCGAACCCCAAATGGCCGAACAACGCACGAATCGCCGTATCCTTTGTATTGAACTACGAAGAAGGCGGGGAGCGCTGTGTGCTTCACGGCGATGACGAATCGGAAGCATTTCTTTCTGAGATCCCTGCAGCAACCCCCATCAAAGGTGAGCGTCACATCAGCATGGAATCCATTTATGAATATGGTAGCCGAGCCGGTGTGTGGCGTGTGCTTCGCCTATTTGAGCAATACGACATACCTCTGACTATTTTTGCTGTCGCTATGGCCGTCGAGCGCTATCCCGAAGTCGCGAAGGCAATGAAGGAAGCCGGACATGAGATTTGCAGCCACGGGTATCGCTGGATTGACTATCAGTATATGGATGAATCCGAAGAGCGCGACCACATGGCAAAAGCGATTTCGATTATCAAAGAAGTCACTGGTGAGCGCCCTGTGGGTTGGTACACCGGACGTACCGGTCCAAATACTCGTCGTCTCGTCGCTGAAGAAGGCGGCTTCTTGTATGACTCTGATGCATACGATGATGATCTTCCGTATTGGCATACAGAGACAGGCCGACCTCAGCTAGTGATCCCTTACACATTAGACGTGAACGATATGCGTTTTGCCACAGTGCAAGGTTTTAACTCTGGTGAGCAGTTCTATCAGTATCTCAAAGATACCTTTGACACTTTATACGAAGAGGGCGAACACGCACCAAAAATGATGTCGGTTGGTTTGCACTGTCGTTTGATTGGTCGACCAGGAAGAATCGCTTCTCTTCGACGCTTTTTAGACTATGTCAGTCAGTATGAAGACGTATGGCTATGCCGCAGGGTCGATATTGCCAAGCACTGGCATCAGCATCACCCGCACAACTCGAATCAATAA